One genomic window of Cricetulus griseus strain 17A/GY chromosome 3, alternate assembly CriGri-PICRH-1.0, whole genome shotgun sequence includes the following:
- the LOC107977258 gene encoding 60S ribosomal protein L17-like produces MVRYSLNPENPTKSCKSRDSNLRVHFKNTHETAQVIKGMHIQKATKYLKDVTLKKQCAPFRRYNGGVGRCAQAKQWGWTQGRWPKKNAEFLLHVLKNAESNAELKCLDVDSLVIEHIQVNKAPKIYPQIYRAQSWINPYTSSPCHIEMILTEKEQIVPKPEEEVAQKKKISQKKLKKPKRMAQE; encoded by the coding sequence ATGGTTCGCTACTCTCTCAATCCAGAAAATCCTACAAAATCATGCAAGTCAAGAGATTCAAATCTCCGGGTTCACTTTAAGAATACCCATGAAACTGCCCAAGTCATCAAGGGTATGCATATCCAAAAAGCCACCAAATACCTGAAAGATGTCACATTGAAGAAGCAATGTGCGCCATTCCGGCGATACAATGGTGGAGTCGGCAGGTGCGCCCAAGCCAAAcagtggggctggacacagggtcGGTGGCCGAAGAAGAATGCTGAATTTTTGCTGCACGtgcttaaaaatgcagagagtaaTGCTGAGCTTAAGTGTCTAGACGTAGATTCTCTGGTCATTGAACACATCCAGGTGAACAAAGCACCTAAGATATATCCACAAATTTACAGAGCTCAGAGCTGGATTAACCCATACACGAGCTCCCCTTGCCACATCGAGATGATCCTCACAGAAAAGGAACAGATtgttccaaagccagaagaggaggttgcacagaagaaaaagatatcccagaagaaactgaagaaaccaAAACGTATGGCACAGGAATAA